GGTTGAGCTCACACTGAAAAGCGTGACCACGTTGATTCCCCATAACTTCACCATCGACTACCCGGACGCCGGGCTGAACGTGGATGAAGACATACCGCATGGGAAGGACGTAAAGGTGACCTTCACCCCAACGAAACCGGGAAGCTATGAGTTCTACTGTGGTAAAAAGTTTCTCTTCGACAGCCACAAGGATAAGGGCATGAAAGGCGTCTTGGAGGTTAAGCCCTAATCCTCTAGCCAATATCAGCTATACTTTTATTGTTAGCATCTCAGCCTGGAATGTTGGTCTCCTAACCTGTGTGTTTTGGTACGCTGTCTACACATTGACAAGATGGTACTCGGTTTATCTTGATGAAAAGTAAATATAGCTAACATGTCAAAAGTGGTTTCAGCAGGTACAGCAGATGTTCCATACAAATTCCATCAAAGCGAGGCCAGGGACTATATACATCAACTGTTCTCTCATTCGCGCGAGGATATAGAAAGGCTTATCAACGTCTTTGATAACTCTACGATCGAGGTAAGGCATTTCACCCTGCCCAAGGAATGGTTCGGCAAAGAGCATAGCTTCAAGGAGCGAAATGAAGCATATATAGAAAATGCCTGCCGCTTATCCAAGGGGGCGGCTCTGTCCTGTCTTGAAAAGATAGGAGCGGGCTTTTCAGATTTTGATCATATTATATTCGTATCCAGCACCGGGATTTCCACACCCAGTATAGACGCCGTATTGATAAATGAACTTAAACTGGACGCACATATGAGACGCACCCCCATCTGGGGATTAGGGTGCGTGGGAGGAGCGGTCGGTTTGAGCCGGGCATTCGAATATACCCGGGCGTTCCCGGATAGCGCGGTGCTCCTGATTGCGCTTGAGATCTGCAGCATGGCCTTTCACCGTGACGACTATTCCAAGAGTCATATTATAGCTACTGCCCTTTTCTCCGATGGAGCAGCGGCTGCGTTAGTAGTGGGTAAAAACCATAGACTCTTTAACCGGAGAGGCGTTAACCTATCGGATTGCCTATCCACCATCTATTACGACTCACTGGACGTCATGGGCTGGGAGATAGCGGACCAAGGATTCAAGGTTATATTCAGCAAGGACATTCCATCAATAGTGAGAAAATACGTAAGACCGAATGTAGAGGAACTGCTCCACAAGCATAAGCTGGCCGTTTCCGACATCAAGCACTACGTCATACATCCAGGCGGGCTCAAGGTCATAAATTCTTATGAAGAGTCCTTAGACCTTCCGTCCGGGGAACTAAGATATTCGAGGAAGGTTTTGCGGGAGCACGGCAATATGTCGTCCCCTACCGTGCTCTATGTTCTTGACGAGTTTCTCACCGAGGGGGATTTCAGCACCGGCGATTACGGCTTGATCTCCGCACTCGGCCCCGGATTCAGCTCCGAATTGCTTTTGTTTCAAGCCGAAA
The Thermodesulfobacteriota bacterium DNA segment above includes these coding regions:
- a CDS encoding cupredoxin domain-containing protein; this translates as MRRLSGTLALLILLILFLENYLVSGTTKETEVPPTDKVQRIDVIVDSYSFEPDHIVVRANKPVELTLKSVTTLIPHNFTIDYPDAGLNVDEDIPHGKDVKVTFTPTKPGSYEFYCGKKFLFDSHKDKGMKGVLEVKP
- a CDS encoding 3-oxoacyl-[acyl-carrier-protein] synthase III C-terminal domain-containing protein; translated protein: MSKVVSAGTADVPYKFHQSEARDYIHQLFSHSREDIERLINVFDNSTIEVRHFTLPKEWFGKEHSFKERNEAYIENACRLSKGAALSCLEKIGAGFSDFDHIIFVSSTGISTPSIDAVLINELKLDAHMRRTPIWGLGCVGGAVGLSRAFEYTRAFPDSAVLLIALEICSMAFHRDDYSKSHIIATALFSDGAAAALVVGKNHRLFNRRGVNLSDCLSTIYYDSLDVMGWEIADQGFKVIFSKDIPSIVRKYVRPNVEELLHKHKLAVSDIKHYVIHPGGLKVINSYEESLDLPSGELRYSRKVLREHGNMSSPTVLYVLDEFLTEGDFSTGDYGLISALGPGFSSELLLFQAEK